In Vigna radiata var. radiata cultivar VC1973A chromosome 3, Vradiata_ver6, whole genome shotgun sequence, the following proteins share a genomic window:
- the LOC106757619 gene encoding splicing factor 3B subunit 3 isoform X2 translates to MAVSEEECSSAKSGPSSSSSASRYYLSKCVLRGSVVLQVLYAHIRSPSSDDIIFGKETSIELVVIEDDGNVQSVCDQPVFGTIKDLAILPWNEKFRARDPQLWGKDLLVATSDSGKLSLLTFCNEMHRFVSVTHIQMSIPGNPLDLPGRRLAVDSSGCFIASSAYEDRLVMFSMSMSSGDIIDERILYPSESEGTASSSRSTQRTSMRGTIWSICFISQDSRQPSKEYNPVLAVIINRRGSLQNELLLLEWNVKAHKIFVISQYAEAGPLAYDIAEVPNSGGLAFLFRTGDVLLMDLRDPRNPFCVYKTNLNILPNAMEEQTYVDDSCKLHDVDDERFNVAACALLELSDYDPMCIDSDNGGANSGYKYICSWSWAPENNRDPRMIFCVDTGEFFMIEVLFDSEGPKVNLSECLYKGLPCKALLWVEGGYVAALVEMGDGVVLKLEDGRLCYTNPIQNIAPILDMAVVDYRDEKHDQMFACCGVAPEGSLRIIRNGINVENLHRTASIYQGVTGTWTVRMKITDSHHSFLVLSFVEETRILSVGLSFTDVTDSVGFEPDVCTLACGLVTDGVLVQIHRCTVKLCLPTKAAHSEGIPLPSPISTSWSPDNVSISLGAVGHNFIVVSTSNPCFLFILGVRLLSAYQYEIYEMQHLVLQNELSCISIPGQEIERKPSNSSISANNSNISSFQSGVDISKTFVIGTHRPSVEIWFFAPGGGITVVACGTISLTNTIGTAISGCVPQDVRLVFVDKYYVLAGLRNGMLLRFEWPVEPCPSSPINMVDTALSSINLVNSASNVLGKRNDPPSTLQLIAIRRIGITPVFLVPLGDTLDADIIALSDRPWLLHSARHSLSYTSISFQPSTHVTPVCSVECPKGILFVAENCLHLVEMVHSKRLNMQKFHLEGTPRKVLYHDESKMLLVMRTELNCGTCLSDICCVDPLSGSVVSTFRLEHGETGKSMELIRVGSEQVLVVGTSLSSGPAIMPSGEAESCKGRLLVLCLVHVQNSDSGSMTFCSKGGSSSQKTSPFHEIVSYAPEQLSSSSLGSSPDDNSSDGIKLDENEVWQFRLAYATKWQGVVFKICPYLDRYFLASAGNAFYVCGFPNDNPQRVRRYAMGRTHHMITSLSAHFTRIAVGDCRDGIILFSYHEEARKLEQLCCDPSRRLVADCILMDADTAVVSDRKGGIAILCSNHLEDNASTECNMTLSCAYFMAEIALSVQKGSYSYRLPADDVLQGGNGPKTNVDSLQNTIIASTLLGSIMIFIPLSREEYELLEAVQERLVVHQLTAPVLGNDHNEFRRREIRKSELFFYKGTQKSEHAYAVLNNIFRQQLRACLSKCCLI, encoded by the exons ATGGCGGTTTCCGAAGAGGAATGCTCTTCAGCGAAGTCtggtccttcttcttcttcctccgcCTCGCGCTACTACCTCTCCAAATGCGTCCTCAGAGGAAGCGTCGTTCTTCAGGTCCTCTACGCTCACATTCGTTCTCCCTCCTCAGATGACATCATTTTCGGCAAG GAAACTTCTATTGAATTGGTGGTTATTGAGGATGATGGGAATGTGCAATCTGTGTGTGATCAGCCCGTCTTTGGCACCATCAAAGATCTTGCCATATTGCCTTGGAACGAGAAGTTTCGTGCACGTGATCCTCAG CTGTGGGGTAAAGACCTTTTGGTTGCCACATCCGATTCTGGGAAGCTGTCGTTGCTCACGTTTTGCAATGAAATGCACAG GTTTGTTTCTGTAACACATATACAGATGTCTATTCCTGGAAACCCATTGGATCTTCCTGGAAGAAGGTTAGCCGTTGATTCCAG TGGTTGTTTTATTGCTTCTAGTGCATACGAAGATCGGCTGGTTATGTTTTCTATGTCGATGTCCAGTGGTGATATCATTGATGAG AGAATTCTATATCCTTCGGAAAGTGAAGGAACTGCAAGTTCTTCCAGAAGCACCCAAAGAACCAGTATGCGTGGTACCATTTGGAGCATCTGCTTCATTTCACAAGATTCCAGACAACCAAGCAAAGAGTATAATCCTGTACTTGCAGTTATTATAAATAG GAGGGGATCCCTTCAAAATGAATTGCTATTATTGGAATGGAATGTTAAAGCAcacaaaatatttgttatttctcAGTATGCTGAAGCTGGGCCTCTGGCATATGACATTGCTGAAGTTCCTAACTCTGGGGGACTTGCATTCCTGTTCAGGACTGGTGATGTTCTCTTAATGGATCTTAGAGATCCCCGCAATCCATTCTGTGTCTATAAGACTAACTTGAACATTTTGCCAAATGCCATGGAAGAGCAGACTTATGTGGATGACTCTTGTAAATTACACGATGTTGACGATGAACGGTTTAATGTTGCTGCCTGTGCTTTGTTGGAACTGAGCGATTATGATCCTATGTGCATAGACAGTGACAATGGTGGTGCTAATTCAGGCTACAAATACATATGCTCATGGAGTTGGGCACCTGAAAATAATAGAGATCCTAGGATGATCTTCTGTGTAGATACTGGggaattttttatgattgaagTTCTTTTTGATTCTGAAGGCCCTAAGGTTAATCTGTCTGAGTGTCTCTATAAAGGTCTGCCGTGTAAAGCACTTTTATGGGTTGAAGGTGGATATGTAGCTGCCCTTGTGGAAATGGGGGATGGTGTGGTCCTGAAATTGGAAGATGGAAGGCTATGCTATACAAACCCTATTCAAAACATTGCACCAATCTTGGATATGGCAGTTGTAGATTATCGTGATGAGAAGCATGATCAAATGTTTGCTTGCTGTGGTGTGGCTCCAGAGGGGTCATTAAGGATAATTCGAAATGGTATTAATGTGGAAAATCTACACAGGACTGCTTCTATATATCAAGGGGTAACTGGTACTTGGACTGTCAGAATGAAAATTACTGATTCACATCATTCTTTTCTAGTTCTATCGTTTGTTGAGGAAACCAGAATATTGTCAGTTGGGTTAAGTTTTACTGATGTGACTGATTCAGTTGGTTTCGAACCTGATGTCTGTACTCTGGCATGTGGCCTTGTGACTGATGGTGTACTTGTTCAGATCCACCGCTGTACTGTTAAGCTTTGTTTGCCCACTAAAGCTGCTCATTCCGAAGGTATCCCTTTGCCCTCTCCTATTTCCACATCTTGGTCTCCAGACAATGTGAGTATCAGTTTGGGGGCAGTTGGGCATAATTTCATAGTTGTGTCGACCTCTAACCCATGCTTTTTGTTTATCCTTGGGGTTAGATTGCTATCAGCTTATCAATATGAAATTTATGAAATGCAACATTTGGTACTGCAGAATGAATTATCATGCATTTCCATCCCTGGACAAGAAATTGAGCGAAAACCATCCAATTCATCCATTTCAGCAAATAATAGTAACATCTCTTCTTTCCAAAGTGGAGTGGACATCAGTAAAACCTTTGTTATTGGTACACACAGGCCGTCTGTGGAAATTTGGTTTTTTGCACCAGGTGGAGGAATTACAGTAGTGGCTTGTGGGACAATTTCATTGACTAATACAATAGGGACTGCCATCAGTGGTTGTGTACCTCAAGATGTACGACTTGTATTTGTTGATAAGTATTATGTTCTTGCTGGATTGAGGAATGGAATGCTCCTCCGCTTTGAGTGGCCGGTGGAACCATGTCCATCATCACCAATAAATATGGTGGATACTGCTTTATCTTCTATAAATTTGGTAAATTCTGCAAGTAATGTTTTAGGCAAGAGAAACGACCCTCCTTCAACACTTCAATTGATTGCCATTCGACGCATTGGCATTACTCCAGTTTTCTTGGTGCCACTAGGTGACACACTGGATGCTGATATAATTGCTCTTAGTGATAGGCCTTGGTTGTTGCATAGTGCAAGACACAGCCTTTCATATACTTCTATCTCATTTCAACCTTCCACACATGTGACTCCTGTTTGCTCTGTTGAGTGTCCAAAAGGAATATTGTTTGTTGCAGAAAACTGTTTACATCTG GTGGAGATGGTTCACAGCAAGAGACTTAATATGCAGAAGTTTCATTTAGAGGGCACTCCTAGGAAGGTCCTGTATCACGATGAAAGCAAAATGTTGCTAGTGATGAGGACTGAACTGAATTGTGGTACATGTCTGTCTGACATATGTTGTGTGGATCCCCTAAGTGGATCAGTAGTGTCGACTTTTAGACTTGAACATGGTGAAACAGGAAAATCCATGGAATTAATAAGAGTTGGAAGTGAGCAAGTGCTTGTTGTTGGAACTAGTTTGTCTTCTGGTCCAGCCATAATGCCCAGTGGTGAAGCTGAAAG TTGCAAGGGTCGTCTTCTTGTTCTTTGTCTTGTTCATGTGCAAAATTCAGATAGTGGTTCAATGACATTCTGTTCAAAGGGAGGGTCATCATCTCAAAAAACTTCGCCATTCCATGAAATTGTTTCATATGCTCCTGAACAGTTATCGAGCAGCAGCCTTGGCAGCAGTCCTGATGATAATAGTTCTGATGGCATCAAacttgatgaaaatgaagtatGGCAATTCCGATTGGCTTATGCAACAAAATGGCAAGGGGTGGTTTTTAAAATCTGTCCTTATCTTGATCGTTACTTCTTGGCATCTGCTGGAAATGCT TTCTATGTTTGTGGTTTCCCTAATGACAATCCTCAAAGAGTGAGAAGGTATGCTATGGGAAGGACGCACCACATGATAACATCTTTGAGTGCACATTTTACAAGAATTGCAGTTGGTGATTGTCGTGATGGaatcatattattttcttatcatgAG GAAGCTAGAAAATTGGAGCAACTTTGCTGTGATCCATCACGAAGGTTAGTTGCTGATTGCATTTTGATGGATGCTGATACAGCTGTTGTTTCGGATCGAAAAGGAGGCATTGCTATTTTATGTTCAAATCATTTGGAAG ATAATGCGAGTACTGAATGCAACATGACACTAAGCTGTGCTTATTTCATGGCTGAGATTGCCTTGAGCGTACAGAAG GGCTCATATTCATACAGACTTCCAGCTGATGATGTTTTGCAAGGCGGCAATGGCCCCAAGACAAATGTTGATTCACTTCAAAATACTATTATTGCCAGTACCCTGTTAGGAAGCATAATGATCTTCATCCCTTTATCAAG GGAAGAATATGAGTTATTAGAAGCTGTGCAAGAAAGACTTGTTGTCCACCAGTTGACCGCACCTGTTCTAGGAAATGATCATAACGAGTTTCGCCGTCGTGAAATTCGG AAATCGGAACTGTTTTTTTACAAAGGCACGCAGAAATCGGAACATGCATATGCAGttctaaacaatatttttcGTCAACAATTGCGGGCCTGCCTCTCAAAATGTTGTCTGATATAG
- the LOC106757619 gene encoding splicing factor 3B subunit 3 isoform X4, with the protein MRGTIWSICFISQDSRQPSKEYNPVLAVIINRRGSLQNELLLLEWNVKAHKIFVISQYAEAGPLAYDIAEVPNSGGLAFLFRTGDVLLMDLRDPRNPFCVYKTNLNILPNAMEEQTYVDDSCKLHDVDDERFNVAACALLELSDYDPMCIDSDNGGANSGYKYICSWSWAPENNRDPRMIFCVDTGEFFMIEVLFDSEGPKVNLSECLYKGLPCKALLWVEGGYVAALVEMGDGVVLKLEDGRLCYTNPIQNIAPILDMAVVDYRDEKHDQMFACCGVAPEGSLRIIRNGINVENLHRTASIYQGVTGTWTVRMKITDSHHSFLVLSFVEETRILSVGLSFTDVTDSVGFEPDVCTLACGLVTDGVLVQIHRCTVKLCLPTKAAHSEGIPLPSPISTSWSPDNVSISLGAVGHNFIVVSTSNPCFLFILGVRLLSAYQYEIYEMQHLVLQNELSCISIPGQEIERKPSNSSISANNSNISSFQSGVDISKTFVIGTHRPSVEIWFFAPGGGITVVACGTISLTNTIGTAISGCVPQDVRLVFVDKYYVLAGLRNGMLLRFEWPVEPCPSSPINMVDTALSSINLVNSASNVLGKRNDPPSTLQLIAIRRIGITPVFLVPLGDTLDADIIALSDRPWLLHSARHSLSYTSISFQPSTHVTPVCSVECPKGILFVAENCLHLVEMVHSKRLNMQKFHLEGTPRKVLYHDESKMLLVMRTELNCGTCLSDICCVDPLSGSVVSTFRLEHGETGKSMELIRVGSEQVLVVGTSLSSGPAIMPSGEAESCKGRLLVLCLVHVQNSDSGSMTFCSKGGSSSQKTSPFHEIVSYAPEQLSSSSLGSSPDDNSSDGIKLDENEVWQFRLAYATKWQGVVFKICPYLDRYFLASAGNAFYVCGFPNDNPQRVRRYAMGRTHHMITSLSAHFTRIAVGDCRDGIILFSYHEEARKLEQLCCDPSRRLVADCILMDADTAVVSDRKGGIAILCSNHLEDNASTECNMTLSCAYFMAEIALSVQKGSYSYRLPADDVLQGGNGPKTNVDSLQNTIIASTLLGSIMIFIPLSREEYELLEAVQERLVVHQLTAPVLGNDHNEFRRREIRGGVPKILDGDVLTQFLELTSMQQKMILSSEPPDIAKPSLKPLLPPNVSVNQVVQLLERVHYALN; encoded by the exons ATGCGTGGTACCATTTGGAGCATCTGCTTCATTTCACAAGATTCCAGACAACCAAGCAAAGAGTATAATCCTGTACTTGCAGTTATTATAAATAG GAGGGGATCCCTTCAAAATGAATTGCTATTATTGGAATGGAATGTTAAAGCAcacaaaatatttgttatttctcAGTATGCTGAAGCTGGGCCTCTGGCATATGACATTGCTGAAGTTCCTAACTCTGGGGGACTTGCATTCCTGTTCAGGACTGGTGATGTTCTCTTAATGGATCTTAGAGATCCCCGCAATCCATTCTGTGTCTATAAGACTAACTTGAACATTTTGCCAAATGCCATGGAAGAGCAGACTTATGTGGATGACTCTTGTAAATTACACGATGTTGACGATGAACGGTTTAATGTTGCTGCCTGTGCTTTGTTGGAACTGAGCGATTATGATCCTATGTGCATAGACAGTGACAATGGTGGTGCTAATTCAGGCTACAAATACATATGCTCATGGAGTTGGGCACCTGAAAATAATAGAGATCCTAGGATGATCTTCTGTGTAGATACTGGggaattttttatgattgaagTTCTTTTTGATTCTGAAGGCCCTAAGGTTAATCTGTCTGAGTGTCTCTATAAAGGTCTGCCGTGTAAAGCACTTTTATGGGTTGAAGGTGGATATGTAGCTGCCCTTGTGGAAATGGGGGATGGTGTGGTCCTGAAATTGGAAGATGGAAGGCTATGCTATACAAACCCTATTCAAAACATTGCACCAATCTTGGATATGGCAGTTGTAGATTATCGTGATGAGAAGCATGATCAAATGTTTGCTTGCTGTGGTGTGGCTCCAGAGGGGTCATTAAGGATAATTCGAAATGGTATTAATGTGGAAAATCTACACAGGACTGCTTCTATATATCAAGGGGTAACTGGTACTTGGACTGTCAGAATGAAAATTACTGATTCACATCATTCTTTTCTAGTTCTATCGTTTGTTGAGGAAACCAGAATATTGTCAGTTGGGTTAAGTTTTACTGATGTGACTGATTCAGTTGGTTTCGAACCTGATGTCTGTACTCTGGCATGTGGCCTTGTGACTGATGGTGTACTTGTTCAGATCCACCGCTGTACTGTTAAGCTTTGTTTGCCCACTAAAGCTGCTCATTCCGAAGGTATCCCTTTGCCCTCTCCTATTTCCACATCTTGGTCTCCAGACAATGTGAGTATCAGTTTGGGGGCAGTTGGGCATAATTTCATAGTTGTGTCGACCTCTAACCCATGCTTTTTGTTTATCCTTGGGGTTAGATTGCTATCAGCTTATCAATATGAAATTTATGAAATGCAACATTTGGTACTGCAGAATGAATTATCATGCATTTCCATCCCTGGACAAGAAATTGAGCGAAAACCATCCAATTCATCCATTTCAGCAAATAATAGTAACATCTCTTCTTTCCAAAGTGGAGTGGACATCAGTAAAACCTTTGTTATTGGTACACACAGGCCGTCTGTGGAAATTTGGTTTTTTGCACCAGGTGGAGGAATTACAGTAGTGGCTTGTGGGACAATTTCATTGACTAATACAATAGGGACTGCCATCAGTGGTTGTGTACCTCAAGATGTACGACTTGTATTTGTTGATAAGTATTATGTTCTTGCTGGATTGAGGAATGGAATGCTCCTCCGCTTTGAGTGGCCGGTGGAACCATGTCCATCATCACCAATAAATATGGTGGATACTGCTTTATCTTCTATAAATTTGGTAAATTCTGCAAGTAATGTTTTAGGCAAGAGAAACGACCCTCCTTCAACACTTCAATTGATTGCCATTCGACGCATTGGCATTACTCCAGTTTTCTTGGTGCCACTAGGTGACACACTGGATGCTGATATAATTGCTCTTAGTGATAGGCCTTGGTTGTTGCATAGTGCAAGACACAGCCTTTCATATACTTCTATCTCATTTCAACCTTCCACACATGTGACTCCTGTTTGCTCTGTTGAGTGTCCAAAAGGAATATTGTTTGTTGCAGAAAACTGTTTACATCTG GTGGAGATGGTTCACAGCAAGAGACTTAATATGCAGAAGTTTCATTTAGAGGGCACTCCTAGGAAGGTCCTGTATCACGATGAAAGCAAAATGTTGCTAGTGATGAGGACTGAACTGAATTGTGGTACATGTCTGTCTGACATATGTTGTGTGGATCCCCTAAGTGGATCAGTAGTGTCGACTTTTAGACTTGAACATGGTGAAACAGGAAAATCCATGGAATTAATAAGAGTTGGAAGTGAGCAAGTGCTTGTTGTTGGAACTAGTTTGTCTTCTGGTCCAGCCATAATGCCCAGTGGTGAAGCTGAAAG TTGCAAGGGTCGTCTTCTTGTTCTTTGTCTTGTTCATGTGCAAAATTCAGATAGTGGTTCAATGACATTCTGTTCAAAGGGAGGGTCATCATCTCAAAAAACTTCGCCATTCCATGAAATTGTTTCATATGCTCCTGAACAGTTATCGAGCAGCAGCCTTGGCAGCAGTCCTGATGATAATAGTTCTGATGGCATCAAacttgatgaaaatgaagtatGGCAATTCCGATTGGCTTATGCAACAAAATGGCAAGGGGTGGTTTTTAAAATCTGTCCTTATCTTGATCGTTACTTCTTGGCATCTGCTGGAAATGCT TTCTATGTTTGTGGTTTCCCTAATGACAATCCTCAAAGAGTGAGAAGGTATGCTATGGGAAGGACGCACCACATGATAACATCTTTGAGTGCACATTTTACAAGAATTGCAGTTGGTGATTGTCGTGATGGaatcatattattttcttatcatgAG GAAGCTAGAAAATTGGAGCAACTTTGCTGTGATCCATCACGAAGGTTAGTTGCTGATTGCATTTTGATGGATGCTGATACAGCTGTTGTTTCGGATCGAAAAGGAGGCATTGCTATTTTATGTTCAAATCATTTGGAAG ATAATGCGAGTACTGAATGCAACATGACACTAAGCTGTGCTTATTTCATGGCTGAGATTGCCTTGAGCGTACAGAAG GGCTCATATTCATACAGACTTCCAGCTGATGATGTTTTGCAAGGCGGCAATGGCCCCAAGACAAATGTTGATTCACTTCAAAATACTATTATTGCCAGTACCCTGTTAGGAAGCATAATGATCTTCATCCCTTTATCAAG GGAAGAATATGAGTTATTAGAAGCTGTGCAAGAAAGACTTGTTGTCCACCAGTTGACCGCACCTGTTCTAGGAAATGATCATAACGAGTTTCGCCGTCGTGAAATTCGG GGTGGAGTACCCAAGATACTTGATGGTGACGTGTTAACCCAGTTTCTAGAGCTGACAAGTATGCAGCAAAAGATGATTTTGTCTTCCGAGCCACCTGATATAGCAAAACCAAGTTTGAAGCCACTCCTACCCCCCAATGTTTCTGTAAATCAGGTGGTTCAACTTCTTGAACGAGTCCATTATGCTCTGAACTAA